TGCTTTCCACCATCGCCGCGAAGATCCCGGCGTTGCCGCCGATCAGCCATTGCCCCAGTGCCGAAACGGCTGCCACGATGAAGAAGCCAAGCCACAGGCCATTAAGCATCAGTCAAATCCCCCGGAAGATGCGGCGAATGATAGCGGGGTCGCCAGAAACGACAAACCCCGGATTTCTCCGGGGTTTGGCAGCGTGCCTTGCGGGCGGGGATCAGTTTTTCGAAACGTCACCGGCCGGCAGTTTTTCCTTGCTGCGCCAGTGCGGCAGCGAGTTCCAGTAGCGCTGGCCCTTGGCGTCGTCGTACATGCCTTCCCAACGAGCGATGACCAGTACGGCGAGGGCGTTACCGATCACGTTCAGAGCGGTACGGGCCATGTCCATCACACGGTCGACACCGGCGATGAAGGCCAGGCCTTCCAGCGGAATGCCGACGCTGCCCAGAGTGGCCAGCAGCACCACGAAGGACACGCCCGGTACACCGGCGATGCCTTTGGAGGTGACCATCAGGGTCAGAACCAGCAGCAGTTGCTGGCTGATCGACAGGTCGATGCCGTACAGCTGGGCAATGAAGATCGCCGCGATGGACTGGTACAGGGTCGAACCGTCGAGGTTGAACGAGTAGCCGGTCGGTACCACGAAGCTGCAGATGGCTTTCGGTGCGCCATAGGCTTCCATCTTCTCGATCACGCGTGGCAGCACGGTTTCCGAGGAAGCGGTGGAGTAAGCCAGCACCAGTTCATCCTTGAAGATGCGCATCAGCTTGATCACCGAGAAACCGAACATCTTGGCGATCAGGCCCAGCACCACGAAGGCGAAGAAGGCGATGGCGACGTAAACCAGGATCACCAGTTTTGCCAGCGGCAGCAGCGAGGCAAAACCGAAGTTGGCCACGGTCACCGCGATCAGGGCGAACACACCGATTGGCGCGTAGTTCATGATCATGTGGGTGACTTTGAACATGCTTTCCGACACGCCCTGGAACATCTTTACCAGCGGCTCGCGCAGATCCGACTGCAGGCTCGACAGACCGAGGCCGAACAGCACGGAGAAGAAGATGATCGGCAGCATCTCGCCGCGGGCCATGGCCGCGAAGATGTTCGACGGGATCAGGTTGAGGATGGTCTCGATGAACGCGTGTTCATGCTGCACTTCGGCGGCGGTCGCCTGGTACTTGGAGATGTCCACAGTGCCCAGAGTGCTCATGTCGATGCCGGCACCCGGATGGAACAGGTTGGCCAGCAGCAGGCCGACGACGATGGCAATGGTGGTGACGATTTCGAAGTAGATGATGGTCTTCAGGCCGATACGCCCGAGCTTCTTGGCGTCGCCCACGCCGGCGATGCCGACGATCAGGGAAGAGATGACGATCGGGATCACGATCATCTTGATCAGACGGATAAAGATATCGCCTGCCGGTTGCAGGACGTTGCTGATCCACCAGGCCTTCTCGGCACTGAAATGGTTGAGCAACGCACCGATTGCAATCCCCAACACCAGACCGATGAGGATCTGCCAGGCGAGGCTAAGCTTTGCCTTCTTCATTATCTTTACCCTTACTTGCGTTTGACTCAGGCACATGCAGGAACTGGAACGCTCATCAGCGGAAAAGTCTGTGCATCTGCCTCCGTATAAGGTGCCCCGAAGCGCGTGTTTACGGCTCTCCGGCAGGCGAAAAAAGGCGCAACTATTCCGATGCAAGGTTGCGCCGTCTAATGCCGTAAACGCCTACCCTATGCCGAATCGGCATGAGCTTTTTTAAATGAAACTGGCGTCCCAACCGGTTCGAATACGACATTTCGGCAGGCATAAGTGCCGTGAACCGGCCATTACAGCGTAGGTTGGTTATTTTTTGAACGAGTGATTTCGACAAAAAATTTAGGAAAAAGCCTACGTTCGGAATCTAAATGTCCGACTTACTTGATTGACTCTTTCTCGATATACGGTCGCGACGAAACACCGCGAAATGCTTTCGCACGCAGTGTGAGCGATAAAAAAGACGAGCAGAACGCTCTGGATCAACGCTTTGTCACGTTGAAAGCCCAGCGCAAGTCCGTCGAACCGCTCCGATTGGCGAACTTGCGTCGCAGCTTTTACCCTGACCCGGCCCTCATCGCAGGCACTCCCTGTACCCGTAGGTCACTCCGACCCTGCAACAGTCAAAACGTCCCGGCCCCTTGGTCATGCACCGGCCTTCCTCGGGCGGGTGCAATAGAGGACAGCCTCTCGGCTGCCCTCATGTTCAATACCAGTTCGGATCTTTCTTCAGCGTTTCCATCAACAGATCCTGCATGCCCTGGTCGGGCTTGCCGAGGAAGCGGTAGGTGGCATGTCGCGTTGGCGACTTGTCGGCCGGCAGTCCTTCGGGCACATCGACCAGCATGGCGTAAGCGTGTTTCTTGTCGAAGCTGAAAGCGACTATCAGGCGGTGGTTGAGGCATTTGTCCTGCGACTCGCAGAGCGGCCCCACCAGATACTGATCGCCATCTTCAGTCACGGCGTTCATCTGCTGATCCGGCGCGCCGGAGAGGTTCATCACCCATTCCGGCAGGCGTTCTTCCTTCTTCACCACGCCTTCCCAGGTTTCCCTGTATTGCGGGTCGGAACTCAACAGCTCGTTGACCCGCGCCTGGCCGTCATTGGCCGCCATCGCCATGGCACTACCGCCCAGAAGCAGGGCGGCTGCCAGTGTCTTTAAACCCTTCATGTTCAACCTCGACCGCGACGGCCAAAGAAGAAGGAAGCGATGAACATCACCAGGAAAACGACAAAGAGAATCTTGGCGATACCCGTGGCGGTGCCCGCGATACCACCGAAGCCCAGTACTGCAGCGATGATGGCAATGATCAGGAATGTGATTGCCCAGCTCAACATGGTGATTCTCCTTGTTTCTATTTAGGGGTGTTGCCGGTCTCGGCGCGGGGGCGCCCAGATTCGTTGATCAGAAAACCCAGCGTTCTTCACGGGGCATGTCACCCAGTGGCTGTGGTTGGTCGACGTCCATCATGCGCATCGCGCCGTTGTCCGCCTGGCTGCTGCTGACGGCGCTGAAGTGCGTTTGCGTCGCGTGTTGCATCGAGATCAGTGGCTCAGGTTGCTGACTCTGCTCCCAGTGCAGGTACTGCTGGCAGGCGATCAGCGTGATCAACAGCGCAAGTGCGCCAAATAGGGCCTGCTGCAAGTGCAGTGGCGAGATACGCATTTGGGCGGCACGTGGGCGAGTCATCCTGGGTTCCTCACTCTTATTCGGTTGGGGCAGTGCATTTCTGCCCGGGCTGTGAAAGGTATTGCAGCCTGCATGCCAGCTTTTTTGTTTAAAAAAAATCAATAAAATCAAATATTTACAGATGTAGCGAAAATTCCTTACGACGCATCCTGCACGATGAGCCGCGCAGGGTCGTGCGTAATGCACGATTATTTCGTAGGAGAAATCATTCTTTTTGAATTGAGAGCAGGGTGCGGATGTCAGAAAAGGAGGCAGGAAACCGTCTGGAAACTGTGCGATGTTTAAAAGATCAACAAAATCAGTGAATTAGCCGTGAGGGCAGGAGAGAGCTACCCTGCTATGACTGGAATCGATCAGAATCAACCATGCAACTTGCCCGATTTTTCCGGGACTAACCCAAGACATTTACTTATGGAGCGTAGGAAAAATGGAATCAGCCACTGAGCACCAAGGCCGCATTCTGCTGGTGGACGATGAATCCGCCATCCTGCGAACCTTCCGTTATTGCCTCGAAGACGAAGGTTATACCGTCGCCACCGCCAACAGCGCGGCTCAGGCTGACGCGCTGTTGCAACGTCAGGTGTTCGACCTGTGCTTCCTCGATTTGCGTCTGGGCGAAGACAACGGCCTGGATGTATTGGCGCAGATGCGCATTCAGGCGCCATGGATGCGGGTGGTGATCGTCACCGCCCATTCGGCTGTCGATACGGCGGTCGATGCCATTCAGGCCGGCGCTGCCGATTATCTGGTCAAACCGTGCAGCCCGGATCAATTGCGCCTGGCGACCGCCAAGCAGCTCGAAGTACGTCAGCTTTCGGCGCGTCTGGAAGCCCTCGAAGGCGAGATCCGCAAACCCAAGGACGGTCTCGATTCCCACAGCCCGGCGATGAAAGTCGTACTGGAAACTGCGCGGCAGGTGGCGAGCACCGACGCCAACATCCTGATCCTCGGTGAGTCCGGCACCGGTAAAGGTGAGCTGGCCCGAGCCATTCACGGCTGGAGCAAGCGCGAGAAGAAATCCTGCGTCACCATCAATTGCCCGTCGCTGACCGCTGAACTGATGGAGAGCGAGCTGTTCGGTCACAGTCGCGGCGCATTCACCGGGGCTAGCGAAAGTACTCTGGGCCGCGTCAATCAGGCCGATGGTGGCACGCTTTTTCTCGACGAGATCGGCGATTTTCCCCTGACATTGCAACCAAAGTTGCTGCGGTTCATTCAGGACAAGGAATACGAGCGGGTAGGGGATCCGGTTACCCGCCGCGCCGATGTACGCATTCTCGCTGCCACCAACCTCAATCTCGAAGACATGGTGCGCGACGGACGTTTCCGTGAAGACTTGCTCTATCGCCTGAACGTCATCACCCTGCATTTGCCCCCGCTGCGCGAACGAGCCGAAGACATCCTGACCCTGGCCGACCGTTTCCTCGCACGCTTTGTGAAGGAATACGCGCGCCCGGCCCGGGGCTTCAGTGACGAGGCCCGCGAAGCACTGCTGGGTTATCGCTGGCCCGGCAATATTCGCGAGCTGCGCAACGTGGTCGAGCGGGCGAGCATCATTTGCCCGCAGGAGCGCGTGGAGATCAGCCACCTCGGCATGGCCGAACAACCGGCGAACAACGCGCCACGGGTCGGGGCCGCGTTGAGCCTCGATGAGTTGGAGAAAGCCCACATCGGCGCAGTACTGGCGACTGCCGGAACCCTCGATCAGGCCGCCAAGACCCTGGGGATCGACGCCTCGACCCTGTATCGCAAGCGCAAGCAGTACAACCTGTGAGCATCCGCCGATGAAACTGGCGATGAAGTTGCGGACCCGCTTGTTCCTGAGTATTTCCGCGCTGATCACCGTAGCCTTGCTCGGGCTGATGCTCGGGCTGGTCAGCGTGATGCAGATGGCGGGGACCCAAGAGGCGTTGATCCGCAACAACTTCGTCACCCTCGACCTCGGGCTCAAATTGCGCCAGACCCTCGGCGATCAACTGATCATGATGCTCGCCGAAAAGCCCGA
The window above is part of the Pseudomonas fluorescens genome. Proteins encoded here:
- a CDS encoding inhibitor of vertebrate lysozyme family protein produces the protein MKGLKTLAAALLLGGSAMAMAANDGQARVNELLSSDPQYRETWEGVVKKEERLPEWVMNLSGAPDQQMNAVTEDGDQYLVGPLCESQDKCLNHRLIVAFSFDKKHAYAMLVDVPEGLPADKSPTRHATYRFLGKPDQGMQDLLMETLKKDPNWY
- a CDS encoding DUF1328 domain-containing protein; protein product: MLSWAITFLIIAIIAAVLGFGGIAGTATGIAKILFVVFLVMFIASFFFGRRGRG
- the algB gene encoding sigma-54-dependent response regulator transcription factor AlgB, which produces MESATEHQGRILLVDDESAILRTFRYCLEDEGYTVATANSAAQADALLQRQVFDLCFLDLRLGEDNGLDVLAQMRIQAPWMRVVIVTAHSAVDTAVDAIQAGAADYLVKPCSPDQLRLATAKQLEVRQLSARLEALEGEIRKPKDGLDSHSPAMKVVLETARQVASTDANILILGESGTGKGELARAIHGWSKREKKSCVTINCPSLTAELMESELFGHSRGAFTGASESTLGRVNQADGGTLFLDEIGDFPLTLQPKLLRFIQDKEYERVGDPVTRRADVRILAATNLNLEDMVRDGRFREDLLYRLNVITLHLPPLRERAEDILTLADRFLARFVKEYARPARGFSDEAREALLGYRWPGNIRELRNVVERASIICPQERVEISHLGMAEQPANNAPRVGAALSLDELEKAHIGAVLATAGTLDQAAKTLGIDASTLYRKRKQYNL
- the gltP gene encoding glutamate/aspartate:proton symporter GltP, translated to MKKAKLSLAWQILIGLVLGIAIGALLNHFSAEKAWWISNVLQPAGDIFIRLIKMIVIPIVISSLIVGIAGVGDAKKLGRIGLKTIIYFEIVTTIAIVVGLLLANLFHPGAGIDMSTLGTVDISKYQATAAEVQHEHAFIETILNLIPSNIFAAMARGEMLPIIFFSVLFGLGLSSLQSDLREPLVKMFQGVSESMFKVTHMIMNYAPIGVFALIAVTVANFGFASLLPLAKLVILVYVAIAFFAFVVLGLIAKMFGFSVIKLMRIFKDELVLAYSTASSETVLPRVIEKMEAYGAPKAICSFVVPTGYSFNLDGSTLYQSIAAIFIAQLYGIDLSISQQLLLVLTLMVTSKGIAGVPGVSFVVLLATLGSVGIPLEGLAFIAGVDRVMDMARTALNVIGNALAVLVIARWEGMYDDAKGQRYWNSLPHWRSKEKLPAGDVSKN